The following proteins are encoded in a genomic region of Paenibacillus sp. FSL R7-0273:
- a CDS encoding response regulator — MGGQQEQYKVLLVDDEPIILRSLKVAIPWEELGLTIAGEARNGEAALRLIEEISPQIVISDIRMPVIDGIALMKTLLPQNPKLLFIFISGYGEFEYARDALRLGAFDYLLKPIDHDELSEMLTRARAKLDRQKENEQLMHSVQMLSTLARERMFAEFTLGNPRPLQHLKWLENSELEREYFMAVVRLDDYASLTSKWSAEEKHLWLFAIRNILEEWSLENGALSIFPFYNGEWVLLFPGSLGTVRKELGERLVADIKRYSKLHCSVGVSRSTRGIDQLSTVYPLAAKALYRRFYSGEAGVFIEEETPEAAEQEVQYPKELELSLIESIRTLNLERMLLLFDEMSCFIEAQALPKELAQRVIIELVVVLYRQFEQMGLQAEWSLEGLLGKLQGLGTLTSVTNVLKQDFRDWMLEGSRQAVRDDGRSVVDKARRYIEANYHKDLSIEEVAEVADLSISHFCTLFKQVSGYTFLEFVTHCRMEKAKDILQNSSVKVYQVAPLVGYQDPKYFTQVFKKATGKTPTEYREEVVRLAGEG, encoded by the coding sequence ATGGGCGGACAGCAAGAACAATACAAAGTGCTGCTGGTGGATGATGAGCCAATCATTCTGCGCAGCTTAAAGGTGGCGATCCCCTGGGAGGAGCTGGGCCTGACGATTGCCGGTGAAGCCCGCAACGGGGAGGCTGCGCTGCGCCTGATTGAAGAAATCTCACCGCAGATCGTGATCAGCGACATCCGGATGCCGGTCATAGACGGCATAGCTTTAATGAAGACGCTGCTTCCGCAGAATCCGAAGCTGCTGTTTATTTTTATCAGCGGATACGGAGAATTTGAGTATGCCCGGGATGCCCTGCGGCTCGGTGCCTTTGATTATCTGCTGAAGCCGATAGACCATGACGAGCTGTCGGAAATGCTGACCCGGGCGCGGGCCAAGCTGGACCGCCAGAAGGAGAACGAGCAGCTGATGCACTCGGTACAGATGCTGTCTACGCTGGCCCGTGAGCGGATGTTTGCCGAGTTCACGCTCGGCAATCCTCGGCCCCTGCAGCATCTGAAGTGGCTGGAGAACAGCGAGCTGGAGCGCGAATATTTCATGGCAGTGGTCCGGCTGGACGACTATGCCTCGCTCACATCCAAATGGAGTGCCGAGGAGAAGCATCTGTGGCTGTTTGCAATCCGCAACATTCTGGAGGAATGGTCGCTGGAGAACGGGGCCTTATCGATTTTTCCATTCTACAACGGTGAATGGGTGCTGCTGTTCCCGGGAAGCCTCGGAACGGTCAGGAAGGAGCTCGGTGAGCGGCTGGTCGCGGATATTAAGCGCTATTCCAAGCTGCACTGCTCAGTCGGGGTCAGCCGCAGCACCCGAGGCATTGACCAGCTGAGCACGGTTTATCCGCTTGCCGCCAAGGCGCTTTACCGCCGCTTTTATTCCGGTGAGGCCGGTGTATTCATAGAAGAGGAGACGCCGGAAGCAGCAGAACAGGAGGTCCAGTATCCCAAAGAGCTGGAGCTGTCGCTTATTGAGAGCATACGTACGTTGAATCTGGAGCGGATGCTGCTGCTGTTCGATGAGATGTCCTGCTTCATTGAAGCACAGGCCCTGCCGAAAGAACTGGCACAGCGGGTCATCATCGAGCTTGTTGTTGTCCTGTACAGACAGTTCGAGCAGATGGGCCTGCAGGCCGAGTGGTCGCTGGAAGGGCTGCTCGGGAAGCTGCAGGGCCTGGGGACATTGACGTCAGTAACTAATGTGCTGAAGCAGGATTTCCGGGACTGGATGCTGGAAGGCAGCAGACAGGCGGTGCGCGATGACGGCCGCAGTGTGGTCGACAAGGCCAGACGGTACATTGAGGCTAACTATCATAAGGATCTGAGCATTGAAGAAGTGGCCGAGGTAGCAGATCTGAGCATCAGCCATTTCTGCACCCTGTTCAAGCAGGTCTCCGGCTATACGTTCCTGGAATTTGTAACTCACTGCCGGATGGAGAAAGCAAAGGATATACTGCAGAACAGCAGTGTGAAGGTGTACCAGGTGGCGCCGCTGGTCGGCTATCAGGACCCGAAATATTTTACCCAGGTATTTAAGAAGGCTACGGGAAAGACGCCGACGGAATACCGGGAAGAGGTTGTGAGACTGGCTGGTGAAGGCTGA
- a CDS encoding aldo/keto reductase: MSTVTTAAGLRPLGQSELYVSPLGLGCWQFSQGSGVVGKYWSKLENSDILDIVKVSLEGGMNWVDTAEIYGAGKSEQALAAVLDQLRLEGSPHADPLIATKWWPMLRTASSITATIDERIRCLGGRQIDVYQIHQPYSLSSIASEMKAMAGLVKAGKIRYAGVSNYSAAQMVKAHRLLQEHGLRLVSNQVKYNLLHRSIDNNGTMAAAKELGISIIAYSPLQQGVLTGRFHSDPDQISRLSMIRRMQSGLNEKGLARSRPLIELLSALADKYAATLGQVALNWLIHFHGETVVAIPGASKVRHARENIGAMNFRLERQELEQLDAASRAALK, encoded by the coding sequence ATGAGTACAGTTACAACCGCAGCCGGACTTCGTCCGCTGGGACAATCAGAGCTGTACGTATCACCGCTGGGCCTGGGCTGCTGGCAGTTCAGCCAGGGCAGCGGAGTGGTGGGGAAATACTGGAGTAAGCTTGAGAACTCCGACATCCTCGACATAGTAAAGGTCAGCCTGGAAGGCGGCATGAACTGGGTGGATACGGCGGAAATATACGGGGCCGGCAAATCCGAGCAGGCGCTTGCAGCGGTGCTGGATCAGCTCAGGCTTGAAGGCAGCCCGCATGCCGATCCGCTGATTGCCACTAAGTGGTGGCCGATGCTCCGCACGGCAAGCTCCATTACCGCCACAATCGATGAGCGTATTCGTTGTCTGGGAGGCCGGCAAATTGATGTTTATCAGATTCACCAGCCCTACTCTTTATCTTCGATCGCTAGTGAGATGAAGGCTATGGCCGGGCTGGTTAAAGCCGGCAAGATCCGTTATGCCGGGGTCAGCAATTATTCAGCCGCACAGATGGTTAAGGCACATCGTCTGCTGCAGGAGCACGGGCTGAGGCTGGTCTCGAACCAGGTGAAGTACAATCTGCTGCACCGCAGCATCGACAATAACGGCACAATGGCTGCCGCCAAGGAGCTGGGCATCTCCATCATTGCCTACTCCCCGCTGCAGCAGGGCGTTCTGACCGGGCGTTTTCATAGTGATCCGGATCAGATCAGCCGGCTGTCCATGATCAGACGGATGCAGTCCGGGCTGAATGAGAAGGGGCTGGCCCGCAGCAGGCCGCTGATTGAGCTTTTGTCGGCTCTTGCCGACAAGTATGCGGCAACGCTGGGGCAGGTCGCGCTGAACTGGCTGATTCATTTTCACGGTGAGACAGTCGTAGCCATTCCCGGAGCCTCCAAGGTACGGCATGCAAGAGAGAACATTGGAGCGATGAATTTCAGGCTGGAGAGACAAGAGCTGGAGCAGCTGGATGCGGCTTCCCGGGCGGCACTGAAATAG
- a CDS encoding ABC transporter substrate-binding protein produces the protein MKKAKNLALTLASIMLVGSLAACGGNDNAGNNGGKENAGNNAKSTNTPAAEETAKPAEKVELSFWTLGNVNYEELANEYTKEHPNVTIKIQNTGDQTAHHNNLTTALSAGSGAPDIFQLEIGFMERFISAQDKFYNLNDLGAKDIQANYLDWKWKQASSIDGSFQLGLPTDIGPTVVYYRTDLVEAAGLPSDPEGFSAAIDTWDKFASVAKAYKDKTGKYFSDLTDLTYNALRDQSADEIYFSKADGKFIGDTNPQVKKAYDFTVKGIQEGWISNYLLWSPEWGQGMSDGSFAVVMGPAWMAGNIKSNAPDSAGKWKIAQLPEGAGNWGGSFITLPKEGKHSKEAYDFIQWMVNKDNQLESFKTKGLMPSIPALYEDPAFVDFKDDFFAGQQTAVEFGKAANRVKPVYYGPLHDQTDTFFKNALKNVIEKKADPAKEWDEAVKQAKTLAERS, from the coding sequence ATGAAAAAAGCAAAGAACCTGGCGTTGACACTTGCGTCCATCATGCTCGTAGGATCACTGGCAGCATGCGGAGGCAATGACAATGCCGGAAATAACGGCGGCAAAGAAAATGCGGGTAACAACGCAAAAAGCACGAATACACCTGCTGCAGAAGAAACCGCAAAACCGGCAGAAAAAGTGGAGCTCTCCTTCTGGACACTCGGTAACGTCAACTATGAAGAGCTGGCGAACGAGTATACCAAGGAGCATCCGAACGTTACGATTAAAATCCAGAATACCGGTGACCAGACTGCCCACCACAACAATCTGACTACCGCTCTGTCTGCGGGCTCTGGCGCACCTGATATTTTCCAACTTGAAATCGGTTTCATGGAGCGCTTCATCAGTGCCCAGGACAAATTCTATAATCTGAACGACCTCGGCGCCAAAGATATTCAGGCCAACTATCTGGACTGGAAATGGAAGCAGGCTTCTTCAATCGACGGCAGCTTCCAGCTCGGGCTTCCTACGGACATCGGGCCGACTGTTGTATACTACCGCACGGATCTTGTTGAAGCAGCCGGACTGCCAAGCGATCCTGAAGGCTTCAGTGCAGCAATCGATACCTGGGACAAATTTGCTTCTGTAGCGAAAGCCTACAAAGACAAGACCGGTAAATACTTCTCCGACTTGACTGACCTGACTTACAACGCTCTGCGCGACCAGTCTGCAGATGAAATCTACTTCAGCAAGGCTGACGGCAAGTTCATCGGCGACACTAATCCGCAGGTTAAGAAAGCTTATGATTTCACTGTAAAAGGCATCCAGGAGGGATGGATCAGCAACTATCTGCTGTGGTCTCCTGAGTGGGGTCAAGGCATGAGCGACGGTTCGTTCGCTGTTGTAATGGGTCCAGCTTGGATGGCTGGTAACATCAAGAGCAATGCGCCGGATTCAGCCGGCAAATGGAAAATCGCACAGCTGCCTGAAGGCGCCGGTAACTGGGGCGGATCGTTCATCACCCTGCCTAAGGAAGGCAAGCACTCCAAAGAAGCTTATGATTTCATCCAGTGGATGGTTAACAAGGACAATCAGCTGGAATCCTTCAAAACCAAAGGTCTGATGCCTTCTATTCCTGCACTGTATGAAGATCCTGCATTCGTAGACTTCAAGGATGATTTCTTCGCCGGACAGCAGACAGCAGTAGAATTCGGTAAAGCGGCTAACCGCGTAAAACCGGTATACTACGGACCGCTGCATGACCAGACGGATACCTTCTTCAAGAATGCGCTCAAGAACGTAATCGAGAAGAAAGCGGATCCTGCAAAAGAGTGGGATGAGGCTGTTAAGCAGGCCAAGACTCTGGCAGAACGCAGCTAG
- a CDS encoding sensor histidine kinase has translation MKLRRKILFAIILLVFIPVIVMGIVTYVNFSKTMEKKSSSFYWISLLETDRKLKFALSEISSITNSAITQPAIQQSLKQPNFVLTYDRKQEINNLLINHPMITSFSLYGKDRLLYQYNAPMSFADMHKQVWYGAMENAEGRPVWSGPGENGSEAAGKPVLVQARVIKDYYSLEDIGYLVVYVKPDLLDQIFWEAATLKKGDILLVNKQGNIVFNKSGEHIGQRTEFPFLQADYTQSQDYYIDNYQEEKSLITFLPSHNTDWYLAAITPMNLISSESDSIRNLAIILGTVSLLSAFLFDRYFVRRLVRSINSAVNGMKRVKQGIFMPITTPLRSDDESDLLIDGFNRMSSQISELIQQVQTEQGRKKEAEMQALMAQINPHFIYNSLESINSMAVLAGNRDISKMVISLGKLLRISISQNQELIPLQMELEHVRHYLDIQKFRFEDKFSYRIELPEELRQVMTQKLIVQPIVENALYHAIEQMEEHGEITISAQRSRKDLIIIVKDNGPGFDLATMMSLWDTEHSNPKKYADSGVGLRNVHERLNIRFGHPYGIMVCSSPGFGSTICIRIPTIQP, from the coding sequence ATGAAGCTAAGACGCAAAATCCTGTTCGCTATTATTCTTCTCGTATTCATTCCGGTAATCGTGATGGGAATTGTTACGTATGTTAACTTTTCAAAAACAATGGAGAAGAAATCGAGCAGCTTTTACTGGATTTCGTTACTTGAGACAGACCGCAAGCTTAAATTTGCACTCAGTGAAATATCGTCCATCACCAATTCGGCCATTACCCAGCCTGCCATCCAGCAGTCGCTGAAGCAGCCGAATTTTGTGCTGACCTACGACCGTAAGCAGGAGATCAACAACCTGCTGATCAATCATCCGATGATCACCTCGTTCAGCCTGTACGGCAAGGACCGGCTGCTCTACCAGTACAATGCTCCGATGTCTTTTGCCGATATGCATAAGCAGGTATGGTATGGTGCTATGGAAAATGCCGAAGGCCGGCCTGTCTGGTCGGGACCAGGAGAGAACGGCTCGGAGGCGGCAGGCAAGCCGGTGCTGGTGCAGGCAAGAGTCATTAAAGATTACTACTCGCTGGAGGATATCGGCTATCTGGTAGTTTATGTTAAGCCGGATCTGCTGGACCAGATCTTCTGGGAGGCGGCCACGCTGAAGAAGGGCGACATTCTGCTGGTCAACAAGCAGGGGAATATCGTCTTTAACAAGTCCGGGGAGCATATCGGGCAGCGTACGGAGTTTCCTTTTCTGCAGGCGGATTATACCCAGAGTCAGGACTATTACATTGACAATTATCAGGAAGAGAAATCGCTGATTACTTTCCTGCCTTCACATAATACGGACTGGTATCTTGCGGCGATCACCCCGATGAATCTGATCTCCTCAGAGTCAGACTCCATCCGTAATCTGGCGATTATTCTGGGAACGGTTTCACTGCTGTCCGCCTTTTTGTTCGACCGCTACTTCGTCAGGAGGCTGGTGCGCAGCATTAACAGTGCGGTCAACGGGATGAAACGGGTTAAACAGGGCATTTTTATGCCGATCACCACACCGCTGCGTTCAGATGATGAGAGTGATCTGCTGATCGACGGCTTCAACCGGATGAGCTCACAGATCAGTGAGCTCATCCAGCAGGTGCAGACCGAGCAGGGGCGTAAGAAGGAAGCGGAAATGCAGGCGCTTATGGCCCAGATTAACCCGCATTTTATCTACAACTCGCTTGAATCCATCAACTCGATGGCGGTGCTGGCCGGTAACCGTGATATCAGCAAAATGGTCATCTCCCTCGGCAAGCTGCTGCGTATCAGCATCAGCCAGAATCAGGAGCTGATTCCGCTGCAGATGGAGCTTGAGCATGTGCGGCATTATCTGGACATCCAGAAATTCCGGTTCGAGGATAAATTCAGCTACCGGATTGAGCTGCCGGAGGAACTCAGGCAGGTGATGACCCAGAAGCTGATTGTCCAGCCGATTGTCGAGAATGCGCTCTATCACGCCATTGAGCAGATGGAGGAGCACGGTGAGATCACGATCAGCGCACAGCGCAGCCGCAAGGATCTTATTATTATTGTAAAGGACAACGGGCCCGGCTTTGACCTCGCTACAATGATGAGCCTGTGGGACACGGAGCACAGCAATCCCAAGAAGTATGCGGACAGCGGTGTCGGGCTGCGGAATGTGCATGAGCGCCTGAACATCCGCTTTGGCCATCCTTACGGTATTATGGTCTGTTCCTCCCCGGGATTCGGTTCAACAATCTGTATCCGGATTCCGACCATACAGCCATGA
- a CDS encoding manganese catalase family protein — protein MFKRFDEILIEIPQVERPDPNAAAAVQELMGGKFGEMSTLNNYLFQSFNFRAKKKLKPFYDLVTSITAEELGHVELVAHAVNKCQFGSTEYKEPDQTPLNPFKDMRNTYFALAGAQSALPIDSMGRPWSGEYVFNSGNLILDLLHNFFLECGARAHKMKVYELTDHPAAREVVGYLLVRGGVHVVAYAKALEMATGVDVSKLVPIPSLSNKAFTETHKYESKGLHTKLYTNSEGDFTAIKQIWKGPHPEDGQPLEVVEGSPKGHPIAEAPEVPEEFAPGISEEDFLEIAARLQKAAGIH, from the coding sequence ATGTTCAAGCGTTTTGATGAAATTCTGATCGAAATCCCTCAGGTTGAGCGTCCGGACCCTAATGCTGCTGCTGCGGTGCAGGAGCTCATGGGCGGAAAATTCGGCGAAATGTCCACCCTTAACAATTATTTGTTCCAGTCCTTTAATTTCCGCGCCAAAAAAAAGCTGAAGCCTTTCTATGATCTGGTCACCAGCATTACGGCAGAAGAGCTCGGACATGTGGAGCTGGTTGCACATGCGGTAAACAAGTGCCAGTTCGGCTCCACGGAATACAAAGAGCCCGACCAGACGCCGCTTAATCCGTTCAAGGATATGCGCAATACTTATTTTGCGCTTGCCGGCGCCCAGTCAGCCCTGCCGATAGATTCGATGGGCCGGCCCTGGAGCGGTGAATACGTGTTTAACAGCGGCAACCTGATTCTGGATCTGCTGCACAACTTCTTTCTGGAGTGCGGCGCGAGAGCCCATAAGATGAAGGTGTATGAACTGACCGATCATCCGGCCGCCCGCGAGGTTGTCGGCTATCTGTTAGTACGCGGAGGCGTTCATGTGGTGGCTTATGCGAAAGCACTGGAGATGGCTACCGGCGTAGATGTCAGCAAGCTCGTACCCATTCCTTCCCTTAGCAACAAGGCATTCACAGAAACGCATAAGTATGAGTCTAAAGGACTTCACACCAAGCTGTATACGAACAGTGAGGGTGATTTCACGGCGATTAAGCAAATCTGGAAAGGGCCTCACCCGGAAGACGGACAGCCGCTTGAGGTCGTAGAGGGTTCCCCTAAGGGTCATCCGATAGCCGAGGCTCCTGAGGTTCCGGAAGAATTCGCACCCGGCATTTCCGAGGAGGATTTTCTGGAAATTGCCGCCCGGCTGCAGAAGGCTGCCGGAATACATTAA
- a CDS encoding HNH endonuclease, which translates to MKGHASDTCELCGRSPLVTTVHHLVPKEKGGILQPTALLCKACHRQIHALYTNDDLVNLELTTLEALQHDPQIASYLKWISKQAPGSEPKLRKSQRVRGKR; encoded by the coding sequence ATGAAGGGACATGCCTCAGACACCTGTGAATTATGCGGACGCTCTCCTCTCGTTACAACGGTCCACCACCTGGTCCCCAAGGAAAAAGGCGGCATTCTGCAGCCGACCGCCCTTCTCTGTAAAGCCTGCCACCGGCAGATTCATGCGCTCTATACCAATGATGATCTCGTGAACCTGGAGCTTACTACGTTGGAGGCCCTGCAGCATGATCCGCAGATTGCTTCCTATCTGAAATGGATAAGCAAGCAGGCTCCGGGCTCAGAGCCCAAGCTCCGCAAATCACAGCGTGTCCGGGGAAAACGTTAG
- a CDS encoding carbohydrate ABC transporter permease codes for MAEPVITSPHAESKRPFLTEQRRSRITAYTFISPFFILFSIFGLYPIFFTFYLSFFKWDALNPMKFVGFKNYDLVTSDPTFWISFSNTLIMGLMGTVPQVMLALLLAVLLHSGMTKFKKTFRILYFMPNITSIVAVTLVFSTLFGNNGMINWMLNGLGLDSVAFNSGWWGVKIAISTMVMWRWTGYNAIIFLSGLQSIPMDLYESARIDGANRRQQLFSITLPLLKPFIIFVSLQSTIGALQLFTEPYVFLGQAGTGSTRQEGITMVTYLYSEAFRNGFFGTAAATAVMLFLVTILFSILNMLISRGSGGETGGKKA; via the coding sequence ATGGCAGAACCCGTAATTACGAGTCCGCATGCCGAGAGCAAACGCCCTTTTTTAACTGAACAAAGACGGAGCCGGATTACGGCCTATACCTTTATCTCACCGTTCTTTATTCTGTTCTCGATATTCGGACTATACCCGATCTTTTTTACCTTCTATTTATCGTTCTTCAAATGGGATGCGCTCAACCCGATGAAATTCGTCGGCTTCAAGAACTATGATCTGGTCACCAGTGACCCGACCTTCTGGATCTCCTTCAGCAACACGCTCATTATGGGCCTCATGGGTACTGTCCCGCAGGTTATGCTGGCACTGCTGCTTGCCGTGCTTCTGCATTCGGGAATGACCAAATTTAAAAAGACGTTCCGTATTCTTTACTTTATGCCGAATATTACGTCCATTGTGGCCGTAACGCTCGTATTCAGCACCCTGTTCGGCAATAACGGGATGATCAACTGGATGCTGAACGGCCTCGGGCTTGATAGTGTTGCCTTTAACTCCGGCTGGTGGGGTGTCAAAATCGCCATTTCCACGATGGTTATGTGGCGCTGGACGGGCTACAATGCCATTATCTTCCTGTCCGGTCTGCAGAGTATTCCGATGGACCTGTACGAATCCGCCCGTATTGACGGCGCGAACCGCAGACAGCAGCTGTTCTCGATTACATTGCCGCTGCTTAAGCCGTTTATTATTTTTGTATCCCTGCAGTCGACAATCGGCGCCCTGCAGCTGTTCACAGAGCCATATGTATTCCTGGGCCAGGCCGGCACCGGTTCTACACGCCAGGAAGGGATTACCATGGTTACATATTTGTACAGCGAAGCGTTCCGCAACGGCTTCTTTGGTACAGCAGCGGCAACGGCGGTTATGCTGTTCCTTGTTACAATTCTGTTCTCCATCCTTAATATGCTGATTTCCAGAGGTTCAGGCGGAGAGACTGGAGGCAAAAAAGCATGA
- a CDS encoding carbohydrate ABC transporter permease, which yields MSTLRMFRKKPDDLGFFGKLGFYFLLILGALVSVFPFYWMFVVGTNDKGAVFHVPPLLTVGDQFFINFKRVLEKADFFQALGNSLFVSSMVTVSVVFFCTLAGYAFAKYEFPFKNALFVFVIATLIVPQQLGVLPTYVIMAKLHWIDSYKALIVPAMVNAFGIFWMRQYISSAVPTELIEAGRIDGGGHFRIFWNIAVPVITPAMATLGILNFMTVWNDFFWPLVVLKNKEHYTIQIALQQLFTTRDGLDYGMIMSATFTATLPLLIVFLLFSRWVIAGLTSGAIKS from the coding sequence ATGAGTACACTGCGTATGTTCAGAAAAAAACCGGATGATCTCGGCTTCTTCGGCAAGCTGGGCTTTTATTTCCTGCTCATTCTCGGGGCGCTGGTCTCCGTCTTCCCGTTCTACTGGATGTTTGTGGTCGGAACCAACGATAAAGGGGCTGTATTCCATGTGCCGCCGCTGCTTACCGTGGGTGACCAGTTCTTCATCAATTTTAAGCGTGTACTGGAAAAAGCGGATTTCTTCCAGGCGCTCGGCAACTCACTGTTTGTATCCTCCATGGTAACGGTGTCGGTCGTGTTCTTCTGTACACTGGCCGGGTATGCTTTTGCCAAATATGAATTTCCGTTTAAAAATGCACTGTTTGTGTTCGTTATCGCTACGCTGATTGTTCCTCAGCAGCTGGGTGTACTGCCGACCTATGTCATTATGGCAAAGCTGCACTGGATCGACAGCTACAAGGCGCTGATTGTGCCGGCGATGGTCAACGCCTTCGGCATCTTCTGGATGCGCCAGTATATTTCTTCGGCCGTGCCGACCGAGCTGATAGAGGCCGGACGGATCGACGGCGGCGGCCATTTCCGGATTTTCTGGAATATCGCCGTGCCGGTCATTACGCCTGCAATGGCAACGCTGGGCATTCTTAACTTCATGACGGTATGGAATGACTTCTTCTGGCCGCTGGTTGTGCTGAAGAACAAGGAGCATTACACGATTCAGATTGCGCTGCAGCAGCTCTTTACAACCCGTGACGGTCTTGACTACGGCATGATCATGTCCGCGACCTTTACAGCGACGCTGCCGCTGCTGATTGTATTCCTGCTGTTCAGCCGCTGGGTTATTGCCGGCCTGACCTCGGGTGCAATTAAGAGCTAA
- the psiE gene encoding phosphate-starvation-inducible protein PsiE, with the protein MKLDNKFAYVPLVLQWVLNCSLIVLALILTVFLGKETLEIFHFINDDGALSKLELLEGILVYFMYFEFIALIIKYFEAKYHFPLRYFIYIGITAITRLIIIDHESPMDTLVYSGAILVLVITLFIANSSQMKRES; encoded by the coding sequence ATGAAACTGGATAACAAATTTGCATATGTACCGCTGGTTCTGCAGTGGGTCCTGAATTGCTCTCTGATTGTGCTGGCGCTGATCCTGACTGTTTTTTTGGGCAAGGAAACGCTGGAGATTTTTCATTTTATTAATGATGACGGGGCTTTATCGAAGCTGGAGCTGCTGGAAGGCATTCTGGTCTACTTCATGTACTTTGAATTTATAGCGCTGATTATTAAATATTTTGAGGCGAAATATCATTTCCCGCTTCGTTACTTCATCTATATAGGCATTACCGCCATCACCCGCCTGATTATTATTGATCATGAGAGCCCTATGGATACCCTGGTTTATTCAGGGGCCATTCTGGTCCTTGTGATCACACTCTTCATCGCCAATTCCAGTCAAATGAAGCGGGAATCGTAA
- a CDS encoding ABC transporter substrate-binding protein: MRWLTKWGWILLYIALMAGAVLFISFGNKEPIEDNSPEKITLTFRHFWQKEHDRPLLAIFEEVVKEYQQDHPNVKVNFEGLDQTIHREQKLKSEMVTGTPPDMFVLFGGAEIEPYVRSNRLMDLTGFVQENGLNNQFSDLHLWTFDQHIYGLPIEGNAEPLYYNKTLFKKLGIKPPGTVSELDKTIRKLKEAGIVPFALGNEDRWPAGIFAHYLMDRYAGPELIQKLVIGKDGAAFVNKAYLEAFSHLETWIGEGAFSLDSNDTSPENAVRMFTGGEAGMYLNGNWDINLFTGETAPAGFENEVGVIPFPSLAAGTEPSIAGGYTIGIGLSSGLTGAKREAALELMKAFYTKEIQTRIVYEGLRIPSMRIDFDPEKTGPVFAQVMEIMAKDRQSFVPYDNLLSPEVKKTFLSVIEEMIDGGLSAQDALQQLQSASEQYWNLIQSSAVE; the protein is encoded by the coding sequence GTGAGATGGTTAACCAAATGGGGCTGGATTCTGCTTTATATCGCACTGATGGCCGGAGCGGTATTGTTTATTTCGTTCGGCAATAAGGAGCCGATTGAGGACAACTCTCCTGAGAAAATAACGCTGACCTTCCGCCACTTCTGGCAGAAGGAGCATGACCGGCCGCTGCTGGCGATCTTTGAGGAGGTCGTTAAGGAATACCAGCAGGACCACCCGAATGTAAAGGTGAACTTTGAAGGGCTGGACCAGACCATTCACCGTGAGCAGAAGCTGAAAAGTGAAATGGTCACCGGTACCCCGCCGGATATGTTCGTATTGTTCGGCGGCGCTGAAATTGAGCCTTATGTACGGTCTAACCGGCTGATGGACCTGACCGGGTTCGTACAGGAGAACGGGCTGAACAACCAGTTCAGTGATCTGCACCTGTGGACCTTTGACCAGCATATTTACGGGCTGCCGATTGAAGGGAATGCCGAGCCGCTGTATTACAACAAAACATTATTCAAGAAGCTGGGCATCAAGCCGCCCGGAACGGTCAGCGAGCTGGATAAAACCATCCGGAAGCTGAAGGAGGCGGGCATTGTCCCGTTTGCGCTCGGCAATGAGGACCGCTGGCCGGCCGGGATTTTTGCCCATTATCTGATGGACCGTTATGCCGGACCGGAGCTGATCCAGAAGCTGGTTATAGGCAAAGACGGTGCAGCCTTTGTGAATAAGGCCTATCTGGAGGCGTTCAGCCATCTGGAAACATGGATTGGCGAGGGAGCCTTCAGCCTGGACTCGAATGACACTTCGCCGGAAAATGCGGTACGCATGTTCACTGGCGGCGAAGCCGGGATGTATCTGAACGGGAACTGGGATATTAACCTGTTCACCGGGGAGACGGCTCCGGCAGGCTTCGAAAATGAGGTCGGTGTCATCCCGTTCCCATCGCTGGCCGCCGGGACTGAGCCCTCCATAGCAGGAGGCTATACCATTGGAATCGGCTTGTCCTCCGGTCTGACCGGGGCGAAGCGCGAAGCGGCGCTGGAGCTGATGAAAGCCTTCTATACAAAGGAAATCCAGACGCGGATTGTGTATGAGGGGTTAAGAATCCCGTCCATGCGGATTGATTTTGATCCGGAGAAGACCGGACCTGTATTCGCTCAGGTGATGGAGATTATGGCCAAGGACCGCCAGAGCTTCGTGCCTTATGACAATCTGCTGTCACCGGAAGTGAAGAAAACCTTTCTAAGTGTCATCGAAGAGATGATAGACGGCGGGCTGTCGGCGCAGGATGCCCTGCAGCAGCTGCAGTCCGCGTCGGAGCAGTACTGGAATCTTATACAGAGCTCGGCTGTAGAATAA